The proteins below are encoded in one region of Massilia putida:
- the virB11 gene encoding P-type DNA transfer ATPase VirB11 yields MNSLGTNVAAYDKSVTLREKLKQAGIQRFLDMPGLTDVEVNEPGVIFTESSAGRTRHDVPQCSLQLLRELANAASIFHGGTALDIRSPIKSVHLPDGQRGQLVIPPACPEGTVALAFRLGGGERYPMSEYISTGRLANFKDVSVFRQVPAGVHLQDFELEILEAKEKRDMQRFFQLCIDHKLNVCISGGTGSGKTTFMKALSDLVPTDTRIITIEDVHELNLPLHENKVHLFYGDFVTPRDALKSCMRMKPDRIFLTELRGDEAFDYISALNTDHPGSLTTTHANTPLAAHSRIATLIKQSEVGMSLDWSHIYRLVSTSIDVVAQFSRTRMTDLYYDPARRAKMLRGDSDV; encoded by the coding sequence ATGAACTCGCTCGGTACTAATGTCGCGGCCTACGACAAGAGCGTTACGCTGCGCGAAAAGCTAAAGCAGGCGGGCATTCAACGGTTCCTCGACATGCCTGGTCTAACCGATGTCGAGGTCAACGAGCCGGGTGTGATTTTCACGGAATCGTCCGCCGGCCGGACCCGCCACGATGTGCCGCAATGCTCGCTCCAGCTGCTGCGCGAGCTGGCCAACGCCGCGTCGATCTTTCATGGCGGTACGGCGCTCGACATCCGCTCGCCCATCAAGTCGGTACACCTGCCCGATGGGCAGCGCGGCCAGCTGGTGATCCCGCCCGCCTGCCCGGAAGGAACCGTAGCGCTCGCGTTCCGCCTCGGCGGGGGCGAACGGTATCCGATGTCGGAATACATCAGCACCGGCCGGCTCGCCAACTTCAAGGACGTGTCCGTGTTTCGGCAGGTACCGGCCGGCGTGCACCTGCAGGACTTCGAGCTTGAAATTCTCGAAGCAAAGGAGAAGCGCGACATGCAGCGCTTCTTCCAACTGTGCATTGACCACAAGCTGAACGTCTGCATTTCGGGCGGTACCGGCAGCGGCAAGACCACCTTCATGAAGGCGCTTAGCGACCTGGTGCCTACCGATACCCGAATCATCACGATCGAGGACGTCCACGAACTGAACCTGCCGCTGCACGAAAACAAGGTTCACCTGTTCTACGGCGACTTCGTTACCCCGCGTGATGCGTTGAAGTCGTGCATGCGCATGAAGCCGGACCGGATCTTTTTGACGGAGCTGCGCGGCGACGAAGCGTTCGACTATATCTCGGCGCTCAACACGGACCATCCCGGCTCGCTGACGACGACGCACGCGAACACGCCGCTGGCGGCGCACAGCCGAATCGCCACGCTCATCAAGCAAAGCGAAGTCGGCATGTCCCTGGACTGGAGCCATATCTACCGCCTGGTCAGCACGTCGATCGACGTGGTAGCCCAATTTTCGCGGACGCGAATGACCGACCTTTATTACGACCCGGCGCGGCGCGCAAAGATGCTGCGCGGCGATTCCGACGTTTGA
- the virB10 gene encoding type IV secretion system protein VirB10: protein MNTMNPASASPAEHEDVNVDRDIPKLLTKKKKSGVKRLAITVAILLAVVMLVIGSALFMQRLKDRAVQQKAEKLKQQTAVANTDVATLNLDAVKKRIKAEDEASQPAPQTTASQLPPPSGAIGVVPANGASDFASAKTGPGGPNGAGVPNGANGAGGAGGPGQYPQGQGAYAGQQRPQVETPRQRRLSGEVLVSTGSEPQAAMPGRAADNGMMPAQLGVPRMDANKSGLEESLKPSQLHATSASRHRSLDLMLLASTTIPCGQRTLIVSTNPGQTSCVVSKDVYSANGSTLLIERGSQVLGERSQPLQLGQELMPVLWNRIVTPRGVVIDINSLATDTLGASGLPVDVDEHWRKRFGAAIMLSLISDLGQAAANKASNAEGTIRLTTTANAGQDLAGRALDKTINIPPTGYSLQGEAINIFVARDLDFGSVYELARY from the coding sequence ATGAACACGATGAACCCCGCTTCGGCCAGCCCGGCCGAACACGAAGACGTGAATGTCGACCGCGACATTCCAAAGCTGCTGACGAAGAAAAAGAAAAGCGGTGTCAAGCGCCTGGCGATCACAGTCGCTATCTTGCTCGCCGTGGTCATGTTGGTGATCGGCTCGGCCCTTTTCATGCAGCGGCTCAAGGATCGCGCCGTGCAGCAAAAGGCCGAGAAGCTAAAGCAGCAAACCGCCGTGGCCAACACCGACGTCGCGACCCTGAACCTGGATGCGGTCAAGAAGCGTATCAAGGCCGAGGACGAGGCAAGCCAGCCGGCTCCACAAACCACGGCATCGCAGCTGCCGCCACCGTCCGGCGCCATCGGCGTTGTGCCGGCCAACGGCGCGTCTGATTTCGCGTCCGCGAAAACTGGTCCTGGCGGCCCGAACGGCGCTGGCGTGCCGAACGGCGCGAACGGTGCTGGGGGTGCCGGCGGACCTGGCCAGTACCCACAAGGCCAAGGCGCCTACGCAGGTCAACAACGGCCGCAGGTAGAAACGCCTCGGCAACGCAGGCTTTCGGGCGAAGTGCTGGTGTCCACCGGCAGCGAACCACAAGCGGCCATGCCTGGCCGGGCAGCCGACAACGGCATGATGCCAGCGCAGCTCGGCGTGCCTCGCATGGACGCGAACAAGAGCGGCCTGGAAGAATCGCTCAAGCCAAGCCAACTGCACGCAACGTCGGCGTCTCGCCATCGCAGCCTGGATCTCATGCTGTTGGCAAGCACGACGATCCCCTGTGGCCAGCGGACGCTTATCGTGAGCACGAATCCGGGGCAGACTTCATGCGTCGTCTCGAAAGACGTGTACTCGGCCAATGGCTCGACCTTGCTCATCGAGCGTGGAAGCCAAGTCCTGGGCGAACGCTCCCAGCCGCTCCAGCTCGGACAGGAATTGATGCCGGTCCTGTGGAACCGCATCGTGACGCCGCGCGGTGTCGTCATCGACATCAACTCGCTCGCAACAGACACGCTCGGCGCCTCGGGCCTGCCTGTAGATGTCGATGAACACTGGCGCAAGCGCTTCGGCGCCGCCATCATGCTCAGCCTGATTAGCGACCTGGGCCAAGCGGCCGCCAACAAGGCATCGAATGCCGAAGGAACGATTCGCCTGACGACGACCGCGAACGCTGGCCAAGACCTGGCCGGGCGCGCGCTCGACAAGACCATCAACATCCCGCCTACCGGCTACAGCCTCCAAGGCGAGGCCATCAATATTTTCGTCGCGCGCGACCTCGACTTCGGGAGTGTCTATGAACTCGCTCGGTACTAA
- a CDS encoding type IV secretory system conjugative DNA transfer family protein, whose product MSKIAKYAVAAVMGAVVVTGFWFLGRYLGGRAFAAMQHIPPETVNVDTLSNYWHDYSHIKKVRAALQLGYVFSIAVPVVPVVLAIAALLSGSKRELHGSARFAKTAEIQKAGLLGDGENEKWPGILVGKYKGKFLTFFGQQFVSLAAPTRSGKGVGLVIPNLLTYPHSVVATDIKLENWHLTAGYRAAHGQECYLFAPGHPEFLSHRWNMLSYVRRAYEFRVGDIQNIGTMWWPTGGKDAFFNDNARSLFLGLVLYMLETPDEPVTMPNLVRLVTPADGSGLHEWIEATILKRENPENGLPRLSPECVESLRTYATQTDKTRSNILSTLMAPLDIFRDPRLAAATSGDDFDFRDLRRRKISLYIGMTPEDLVRYEVLMNVFFSQLMNENTRVLPEHDPSLKYQCLLLLDEVAALGRIAILAKAIGYQAAYNMRAVLIYQNNGQLIGDEGRGYGVQGTKTLLTNCALKIMYQPKEEADAKEYSETLGYQTVKSRSISRTTGKPGTGHSDSEQKRALMLPQEVKEIGFKKLLISMENCKPIFADKIIYHEDPELKERLGFPVPAVPPLEIKRAMHRTRVMRQEEIEQTDADDILNKAAILQAIGDAIGFDFASFVPDEAAEEEMAKAA is encoded by the coding sequence ATGTCGAAAATAGCAAAGTACGCGGTGGCGGCCGTGATGGGCGCCGTGGTCGTTACCGGCTTCTGGTTCCTCGGTCGTTACCTGGGCGGCCGCGCCTTCGCCGCCATGCAGCACATTCCGCCAGAAACGGTGAACGTCGACACGCTCAGCAACTATTGGCACGACTACAGCCACATCAAGAAGGTCCGCGCTGCGCTCCAGCTCGGCTACGTCTTCTCGATCGCTGTCCCGGTAGTGCCGGTCGTTCTGGCGATCGCCGCCCTTCTCAGCGGCTCGAAGCGCGAATTGCACGGTAGCGCACGATTTGCCAAGACGGCCGAGATCCAGAAAGCGGGCCTGCTTGGCGACGGCGAAAACGAAAAATGGCCTGGCATCCTGGTCGGCAAGTACAAAGGAAAGTTCCTTACGTTCTTCGGCCAGCAGTTCGTGAGCCTTGCAGCGCCGACGCGCAGCGGCAAGGGCGTCGGTCTTGTGATCCCCAATCTGCTGACGTATCCGCATTCCGTTGTCGCCACAGACATCAAGCTCGAAAACTGGCATCTGACGGCCGGGTATCGTGCGGCACACGGCCAAGAATGCTACCTGTTCGCGCCTGGCCATCCCGAGTTCCTTTCGCATCGCTGGAACATGCTGTCGTACGTGCGTCGAGCGTACGAATTCCGCGTGGGCGACATCCAAAACATCGGGACGATGTGGTGGCCGACAGGCGGCAAGGACGCCTTTTTCAACGACAACGCGCGATCACTGTTCCTGGGCCTGGTGCTCTACATGCTGGAGACTCCTGACGAACCAGTCACGATGCCCAACCTGGTGCGCCTCGTTACGCCGGCTGACGGTAGCGGCCTGCATGAATGGATCGAGGCCACGATTTTGAAGCGCGAGAATCCCGAAAATGGCCTGCCGCGACTGTCCCCGGAGTGCGTTGAATCTCTGCGGACTTACGCCACCCAAACCGACAAGACGCGCTCCAACATCCTTAGCACGCTGATGGCACCGCTCGACATCTTCCGCGATCCGCGCCTGGCGGCGGCGACCTCGGGCGACGACTTCGATTTCCGCGATCTGCGCCGCCGGAAGATCTCGCTGTACATCGGCATGACGCCCGAAGACCTGGTGCGCTACGAAGTGCTCATGAACGTGTTCTTCTCCCAGCTGATGAACGAGAACACGCGCGTCCTGCCCGAACATGATCCGTCGCTGAAATACCAATGCTTGCTGCTGCTGGACGAGGTGGCCGCGCTCGGCCGTATCGCAATCCTGGCCAAGGCGATCGGCTATCAGGCCGCGTACAACATGCGGGCTGTTCTGATCTATCAGAACAATGGCCAGCTGATCGGGGACGAAGGTCGCGGTTACGGTGTCCAGGGGACGAAAACGCTGCTGACGAACTGCGCTCTCAAGATCATGTACCAGCCCAAGGAAGAAGCCGACGCGAAGGAATATTCAGAGACGTTGGGCTACCAAACGGTGAAGTCCCGTTCGATCTCGCGCACGACCGGAAAGCCCGGTACTGGTCACAGCGATTCCGAACAAAAGCGCGCGCTCATGCTGCCGCAGGAAGTGAAAGAAATCGGGTTCAAGAAGCTGCTGATCTCGATGGAAAACTGCAAACCGATCTTCGCGGACAAGATCATTTATCACGAAGACCCGGAGTTGAAAGAGCGCCTGGGCTTCCCGGTGCCGGCCGTGCCGCCCCTCGAAATCAAGCGCGCGATGCACCGCACGCGCGTGATGCGACAAGAGGAAATCGAGCAAACCGACGCTGACGACATCCTCAACAAGGCCGCGATCTTGCAGGCCATCGGTGATGCCATCGGCTTCGACTTCGCCAGCTTCGTACCTGACGAAGCAGCGGAAGAAGAAATGGCCAAAGCAGCGTAG